The genomic region CAATTCGGTGTCTGAGATTTTTTTCTTAATGCCATCGATCCAACCAAAACATAAAGCTTCTTCTACGGCATCTAGATATAGAAGGGTATTTGGTTGTTCCGTCATACTAACAATAACCCAACAATATTCATCCTTAGATGAATGTTCCTCAAACCAATCTCTTAATTCTTGTCGGTTTTGTAAAGTAAGCAGATTTTTAATTTCCATGTTTTTTACTCCTCTCAACTCTTGATTTACAGCAGAATATAGACTATATAGTATTAATCCCCGTATTTAAAATATAGTAGGCAGATAGATATATATATAGTTACCATTAAAGATTTAAAAACAAATGAAATTATAGTGTACGGTATATCTGTATTATAATTCATGGTTCGGATTTTTAAATGGGTAATATTTACAGGCGGGTTTTTATTAGCGTAATATCAGAGGAATTAAGGTTCACCATTTCTTCACCACGATATTTGAAAATGGGCGTTTCGATATGAAAATGGTGCAAATGAGTGCAAGTAGTGTGCGTGCTTGTAGGAGATAACATGTATGCACCCGATTGAGGGCTTAGTGAGGTTAAACCCGTGGAGGTTCGAGTCCTCCGGGCCGCATATAGTTTTAAACTACTAATACCAAGGCTTCTAGAGCTTTGGTATTTTTTGTTCTACAAAAGAAGTTGCTAGTCTCATTACAGTACTGGAGTAAGAATTATATAGAAAATGCTTTGATTTTCTTTCTTGAAATTTTAAAAAACAGCTACTCTAGAGCAACTGGTTTACATACGAATCTCTTTCTATTAAGAGGTTGGAGGGGAAAGTGCATAAGTAGTAACGTACAAAACATATAGTATGCTTCAGTTTTAATTTTATACGTTATTTTTGGCAGTACTCATTTTTATTCAAATATTAAAGTCTCTATTTGATTCATTATGCAAAAGTTAAAAAGAACAAAACTCCTCAATTTACATATAACTGAATATTTTAATGAATACAGCTTAAACTTTACATATCAGAACAGAAAAGGGGCGTCTAAATGTATTATTACAAGGAAGAACTTATTAATATTGTTAAACCTGCTCAACCCGATCCTGCTGCTGCCAAAGTATTGCAGGAGATACTTGGAGGACATTATGGGGAGATGCGTACTATGATGCAATATTTCTTTCAAAGCTCTAATTTTAGAGGGAAAGAAAAACAATTTAAAGATCTAATACGTGGCGTTTTTCTTGAAGAGATCGCGCACGTTGAGCTCGTTCAAAATACAATTAACGCTTTATTAGATGAATCAGGTGCAAGTGGAGTAGGGAGTCAGGCTGATGACGGTGCTCCACTGGATGATGCTATAAAGCAAGAAGCTAATCCTCACCATTACATAATTGGAGCTCAGGCATCTCTTCCAGTGGATGCTGCGGGAAACCCTTGGAATGGGTCTTGGGTCTATAGTCATGGTAATCTTGTTGCTGATTTATTGAATAATGTTGTTTTGGAATCTACAGGTGTTTTACAAAAAACAAGGATTTATGAGATGAGTAGTAATCCAACATTCCGAGAAACGCTTGGTTTCTTAATTGTACGTGATAATGCCCATCAAAATGCATTTGCGAAAGCACTTGAAACATTAGGCGTTGAGTGGGGTAAGTTGTTCCCAGTTCCGAACTATGATATCAACAAATATCCAGAGTGTAGAAGATTTGTTGATCTTGGATATCATAATGTTCAATTCAATTTTCGATTGGATGAGACAAGAATGGCTGAGATTCTACACGGACAAACACCTAGTAGAAATGGTGGTGAATTTTCTGTCACTCCTCCACCTGAGGGTTTCCCAGTACCAGAGCTATCTGATATGCCAAACGAGCACAGTCCAGGTCTTAATGACTTAAATAATTAAGATTTCAGTTTGCTCGTATAGTTATAATTCCAATGGGAACTCTTAATACAGTAAGACAAAATTACATTGGAGGTACAAATGGGAATCTTAAGCGGTAATCCACAAGACGAACCAATGCATTATGGTGAAGTATTTAGCACTTGGAATTTTGTATTGATGGGGAATAAAGCCATTGCCGAAGCGCAAGTTTTATTGAACCATGTAGGAGATCATGACCTAAAAAAACTATTGCAAGAGTCAGTAGAAGCAGGACAAGCCGAAGTAAAAAAAGTATCAGATTTATTAAAAGAGAACGGGATTGCCGTTTCACCTTCTGCACCAGAACCACCGGCAGTTGATCTAAATGACATTCCTGTAGGTGCAAGGTTTTTAGATCCAGATATCGCTGCATCTGCATCAGAGAAACTCGCAGCAGGTTTAGTAACATGTAGCACAATCATGGGACAATCTATTCGAGAAGACATTGCCATGATGTTCGGTCAATTCCATATTAGTAAAGCAGCACTTGGTGCTAAGTACTTAAAGCTAATAAAAGAAAAAGGATGGCTTATACCTCCTCCCCTTCATCAGAGTCCTAAAGAAAAGTAAGAGAAGTTCACAGATGTAATCCAGAGTGCCAAGGCTAATAGCTTTGGTACTTATTTCGAAATTGTACTTGATACAGCTAAGAAAGCGGATCATGTTATAGGCATGTATACTGGTCGAGGATACAAATTTGTGGAGGATGTCGATTGGGATACTGCAAATTATCGTGGTATTATTATGAGTAAGATAATCAAGAGTTAAGCTAGAAATATAAGGGCGAATGATTCTATAATTTTTTTACTTAATGTTCGCTTATTGAAATTTGTTAAGATGAGCAAGGAGTCTCCAAATGGCAAAGAATAAGGATATTTTAGGTTCACCAATTCTTCACCACGGTATTTGAAAATGGGCGTTTCGATATGAAAATGGTGCAAATGAGTGCAACTAGTGTAGGTGTTTGCAGGAGATAACACGTTTCCACGGCATTGAGGGCCTAGTGGGGTTAAACCCGTGGAGGTTCGAGTCCTCTCAACCGCATATCAGTAGTACCAAGGCTTTTAGAGCTTTGGTGCTTTTTTATTTTTGGGAATATATAGGTGATTATAGCGTGATTCTTTCCACATTCTTTCCACGCTTGTTTTTTCTATATATTTACAAGTGGATGGAATGTTCGGAAATAGCTTTTAACGTTTAACTCGTGGGGAGGTTCGAGTCCTCTCAACCGCATAAGGTTAAACTAATGAATGAAGAAGTACCAAGGCTTTTAAAGCTTTGGTACTTCTTATATAAACGTAATTGGTTCTCTTAAACTAGTTCTGTTGTAACAGCAGATTGTAAAGTAAGTGAACAAACTACATTTTGATATTTAGAAGTGAAATATAAACCACTAGGACCACCTGCGGATATTGCGATAAGGTGAACTTTATTAATGTTCAAATGATTTAGTAACTCCATATAATACTTACATGCAATAGAAAGACTTTCTCCTACTCCTTTTGATGTACTTCCATACCCTGCTCTTGAAGGAGTAATAATAGAGAAACCATTAACTAATAGTTCCTTATATCCGAACTCTTCATTACAATTGAATGACCTCCGTGCATGATTAATATAGGTTCTCCTTTACCGATAATGGAATACTCTAAAGCATTAAATAGCCTCCATCTACATAAAATATTAAATGTTCTATCCTGAATTAAAATGAGCTGAAATATTTCACTCATTCTCTTATTGAGCTTCATGAGATTACCCTGTGAAAATATCTCCTTTAGGATAATTAATTTTTCGTTTGTCTGCTTTTGCCAAAGCAAATGCAAAGGTAACAGGACCAATTCTTCCTATAAACATGAGTAGACAGATGATCAATTTCCCGGAAGTCGATAAGCCAGAGGTTAATCCCATGGACAATCCTACGGTACCAAATGCGGAAAAGGCTTCAAAAGAAATCTCAAGAAGGCTTGCACTTTCAACAATTGAAAGCAAAAATATACCACTTAGAACAAATAGGAAGCTAGTCACAATTATTGCAAGTGAGCGGACAATAATACTAGAAGGCAGTGTGCGTTCATATAGGACAGGTTCTTGTCTACCTCGTAAGTAACTAATCACGGCAATGATCGTTACTAGAAAAGTGGTAAGCTTAATTCCACTTCCAGTAGAAGCACTACCTGCCCCTATGAACATTAATACCATGGTTAAGATCAATGAACTAGTCTCCATACTTCCGGTATCAAGTGAATTAAAACCAGCAGTTCTTGGGGTGACGGCTTGAAAATAGGAACTCCATATTTTCTCAATGAAAGGTAAGCTGCCTAAGGTGTTAGGATTTAGATATTCTAGACTAAAAATCAAAAGTGTTGCAATAACATTAATAATTAATGTTCCTACAAGCATCACTTTGGTGTGAAGTGATAAATGGTTAAACGTACGTTTTGAAATTAACTCGTAAATAACAGTGAAGCCAATGCCTCCAGTAATGAATAAAAAAGTAATTACTATATTAACTAATGGGTCGCCCTTGTAACTAGTTAAGCTGTCTGACCACAAAGAAACAGCATTATTAAATGCTGATACTGCATGAAATAAACTTGTAAAGAGACCCTCTCCCCACCCATACTCAGGGACCCATTTAATTGATAAGATGATCGTCGCCAGTAGTTCCATACTGATAGCAAAAATGAAAACTAATTTAACGAGCTTAACCATACCACCGGTAGAGTGTTGGTTAAAGGACTCCTGAACTAATAAGCGATCCTTAAGTCCAATTTTCTTTCCAAGTAGTAGCACAATGAAGATCGTAAAAGTCATTAAGCCAATTCCACCTATCTGCATCATGGTCATGATGACCACTTGACCAAAGCGCGTGAAATCAGCACCAGTATCGAGAACAACAAGTCCGGTAACCGTTGTTGCGGATGTCGCCGTAAAAAAGGCATTGAGTAAAGATATTGGAGCGTGAGTTGAATATGGGAGTGATAATAAGATGGTTCCCATAAGGATTGTAATCAGAAAACCTAATGCTAACGTTTGAGGGGGAGATCTATGAAAGAGCAACTTTTTTAGAATCTCCATACTAAAGACCTTTCTCTTGGAAACGTTTAACATCTTTTTTTAGTCCTATAATAATTAATAAATCATTTGTTTGAATCGTATCTTCTGGCATGGGTGAAACAGTTAATCGATTGTCTCTTTTTATAGCAAGAACATTAATCTTATATTTTCTTCTTAAATCTAAAGAAGCTAATGTTTTCCCATTGACGATTGGAGTAGCGAAAAGTTCTGCAATACTATAATCATCTGAGAGGTCAATATAATCAATTATCTTTTCTGCGACCATATTTTGAGCTACTCTAATCCCCATATCATACTCAGGGTGTATAATTCGGTCTGCTCCAATTCTCTCTAATACTTTATGGTGATACTGGTTTTGTGCTTTTGTCCAAACATTAGGAATGTCTAATTCTTTTAAGATAAGTGTAGTAAGAATACTTGATTGAATATCATTACCAATCGCTACAACGACATGGCTACAGTTTTTAATGCCAGCATTACTAAGAGCTTCCTCATCTGTCGTGTCCATTTGAATAGCATGGGTAGAGAAATCGACGTATTGGTTAATCTTTTCAGTGTTACGATCGATCGCAAGAACTTCGTATCCCGTTTTATACAGTTCTTTACATACACTACCTCCAAACCTACCTAATCCAATGACAGCTACTTGTTTTTTGGTCTCTTTGGCCATTCTTTATGTCCCCTCCATTTTTAAAAAAGACTATCCTTAAATAAATAGTCTAGACCTTCTCTCTCTAAAATAACGCTGACGAGATTAGTTGTCGGATTAGGAGCCAAGAGTACCCCTTCTTTAGTAAGATTCACCCCAAGACGAAAGTGTAAACCATCTGTTCTTTATCCTCCCGTTCCACCATTTAGATGGATTAAGCGATTTGAAGAAAATGAAGTTGTCAGAAGTAATTTACTCCTAATAGGAAGTAGTGTCAACCTAATTTTCCCTTACTATTTTTAAGTTTTCTTTTGTCACTACTTTCCTTCATATTTAAAAGAAATCAAGATAATTTCAATGGCTGATTTACATCTTAAAAATAAATTCTTTGGGAGAACATGATATAATTCTATAAGGTCGATTTACTTTATTGAAAAGAGGGATCTTTTGTTTTCATTAGTTAATCAAAAGTATCTAAAGTTCATTATTATTAGTTTAATTATTATTATCTTAGTTTATTTTATTCTCCCGGTTTCATATCCAATTTTGTTAGCTTTTGTTGTGGCACTTATATTAACACCGATTGTAAGGTATCTTACAATTGTTTTGAAAATAAAACGTGTATTTTCAGTTACAATTGTATTTCTACTGTTTTTTTTATTTTTAATTGGTCTTATTTATTTGACAATAACTCAAGTGATATCTCAAGGAGTTCAGTTCTTTGAAAATCTTCCTTCTTATATTACCAACATTAATGAGGGGTGGAATACAGTAATATCAGGACTAGAAACAAGTTTTTCTGATTTTCCTGATATCGTATTTTCATCAATAAATGACCAAATTAATTATTTTCTTGAAGAGATGAGATCGACAGTGAACCAGTTGGATATCATTTCAACGGTAACGGTCGGGTTAGCGAAAATACCTGGTTACTTAATATCTTTTATTGTATTTTTGATTACTTTGTTTTTGTTTTTAATTGAGATGCCAAGACTAAAGAAATTCATAAACAATAACCTGTCAAAGGACATGAACGAACGGTTTCAGTTTATGATCGCACGATTTTCGAAAGTTATCTCAGGTTTTTTAAAGGCACAATTTCTTGTGAGCATACCTATATTCTTAATTTCCTTAATTGGTCTGTTATTTATTTCACCAAAAGTAGCTCTCACGATGGCGATCGTAATTTGGATTATAGATTTCATTCCTCTTATTGGTTCGATAGTCATATTAGCACCTTGGGCAACCTATCTTTTATTGGTAGGGGACAATAGTACTGGCATACAACTCTTGGTTTTAGCTGGTATTCTTTTAATAATAAGAAGAACAATCGAGCCGAAAGTAATGGGAAATCAAATAGGTTTGTCGCCATTAGCAACTTTAATTTCAATGTACTTAGGAGCACAATTATTAGGAATAACCGGGTTAGTATTAGGTCCTTTAATAATAATAGGATTTAATACTGCAAAAGAAGCAAAGATTATAAAGTTCCCAAGTGGAACTTAGTTCATTTTACTTCATTTGTACTTCAATAATTTTTGGTACATTAAAAGAAAGATCGAAATGAGAATAGCAAAGACGATGTCAGCATATTCATTAAAATGAAAAATTCGTCGAATTGTTAATAAATTTTGAGGGATGTTACTTAAAATAACCACAATAGATCCAATTATAATTGAAAAAAGTTTTGTTTTACTTTTATTGAACATGATCTCCAAACCGGTTGTAGACGCGTAAAGTAGAATGGTTAATGTTGTTAACACGATAATAGACCAACATGCTAAAAAAATTAGATCAACCCGTTCAAAAATAGTAAATGAAATGGTTTTAATCATATATAAAAAAGGTTCAGGAAGAATATTAAATTGACCCGGACTAAAATAGATAAAACATGCGAGAACGATAAATGTATAAAAGATTGTGACAAAAATATTTGCATAAGTTGCTGTTAGCAATTTTTCCTTACTGGTTCCACTTACGAATGGATATATAATTGGTAGTATAAGAAATCCCTGCATAGCAAAAGTACTAGATAATGCACCTTTCCAAATCCCAATCCAATCTGTCTCAAATATAGGCAAAAGATAAAGGGGTTCTGAATCTGAAAATGCAAACGTAGCGCAAATTGGTGCTAAGAGAAGAAAAGGAGAAGAGATCGTCATAAAAGTTGCAATTGTTTTGAGAGGACTAATTAAAAGATAGAGAGCAGGTATAATAAAAAGTATTAATTTAACAATCCCTGGTGTATTCGGTAACACCCAAGCGCCTATAAGTGTATTAAAGAAAATTAAGAGCGTGATGGTAATAAAGATAAAATAAAAAGTATATAGTAGGATTAAAAAATTCCCCACAATATTACCTAAAACTTGTTTAAGATATGTATAAAATGTAAGATGCGGGTAGCTTGCGGATATAAACCAGAGAACGATAATCATGAACTGTGAAAATAGTCCAAGCTAATAGAACAGAAATCCACCCATCAGTATTGGCTTCTTGAAAAACAACGTATGGTAGTGTGAAAAGACCAGCACCAACTTGAGCTTGAACGAAGAACCAAAAAAATTGTGGGAGACTAATATCTTTAACCTGAGTCATTTTTCCCCTCCACTTTTAGTCGTAGTCTTAATCTCTCCAGAAAATAAAATTAAATTTATATTTCAGGAGCTTAAAATGAAAAATACAACTTTTCCATTCAATTACTAAATAAATTTGTATTCTTTACTACTTAGAAGAGTTTTGAAATATTTACTGTACTTTTAAATAGGTTCATGTATAATTTGAAATTATCATAGAACAATAAAATTTATCGAAGAATTTTTTGGAGGAGCCTGTCACCAAGGGGGAATTATGCCCATGTGTCAGGCTTTTTTTGCGTGAAGAAGGAAACTTTTTTAGGCTTATAGTTACGGTTATTCATCACATAGGCTACATAAAAGGAAAAAAGATGAGTTATAAAGAATCAAATCAGATTTGCTAAGTTCCAAGTGAAGAGGTGCGGGTATGAAGAAAATAATTGTTACAGGAATTGTTCTAATCGTCGTTTCTTATTTTAGCGTACTTAATTATGTTATATATTCTAATAATGAGACTACCACGACCGGAAAAATTGTAAGTATAATGGAAATGAAGTATGGTACTATTATGTCCATTCATCTCTTCGATAACAAAACAAATGAGGATAAATTAATCTCAGAAGAACAAACTATTAATCAATTCAAAGATGAACTTAACGGTATAGTACTTACTGATGTCAAAGGCGAGGAAATTGAAGAAATAATTTATTCATTTAGCATATATACTGCCGAAACTACAAATGCACAATCCAAAAGAATTGATGGTTATATATCTTCGGGGGAACTTAATATAGGAGATGAAACGTATAGGGGAAATGGCATAAACCAAGTACTGGATGTTATTCATAAATTTTTTGCAAATAATTAATAATCAAGTTAATAATAGGGTGACGAGAGTCAGGTAACCATTTAATGGAGGTGGAATGATTGAAGAAAAAAATATACTGGTATGTCTTGTATCATTTTTAATAATCGATATTTCACTATTTATCTATTCGCAGGTTAAAAAAACTAGTTTTAACGGTTTTATTTTAAACTGTTAAGAGAGGAAAAGACTTTCCCAAAGAAATAATCTGAACAATTTTTTAATAGATAGGAGTGAAGCTTTCTTGAAAAAACAATTTATCGTCATTGGGCTAGGACGCTTTGGAAGTAGTTTAACTCAAACGTTGGTGGAAGGAGGTCATGAAGTATTAGCAGTTGATAAAGATATTGATTTAGTACAAAACCTTGCTTCCACAGCCACCCACGTTATTCAAGCAGACGCTACAGACGAGGGAGTTTTAAGAGAGCTTGGAGCAGGAAATTTTCAACATGCTATTGTAGCGATAGGTGAGAATCTCCAATCGAGTATTTTAATAACATTACTTTTGAAAGAGATGAACATCCCAAAAGTCACAGTAAAAGCCAAAAACGTCATATATGGAAATGTGCTTGCTAAAATTGGAGCTGATCAGGTTGTGTTCCCTGAAAGAGATATGGGGATTCGTCTAGGCAGACAATTAAGTTCCGAAAATATAATTGATTATATTGAACTTTCAACTGATTATAACTTGGTTGAAATGAACGCCCAAGCTACCATGAATGGATATTCTATTATAGAATTAGACGTTAGGGCAAAGTATGGGTTGAATATTATGGCAATTAAATCAGGGAATGACGTTAATATCTCACCTAAAGCAGAAGACATCATTAAGGCAGGGGATATTCTGTTATTGATAGGTTCAAATCAAGAAATAAGGGCTTTGGAACGTAACTATGACAAAATATGATAAGAAAGATTACTTGAAATTTAATATGAAATCTATCGTAAGCAAATTAAGTCCTCCACAATTAATTATGATTGTATTTTTTATATTAATAATTATTGGTACTGCATTATTAATGCTACCTGTATCATCTTCAGGACCTCATTCTGTAACATTCTTAGATGCGCTTTTTACTGCAACGTCTGCGATTTGTGTAAATGGGTTAGTCGTAGTGGATACTGGGCTGACCTATTCTACTTTTGGACAAGGTATTATTATGATTCTTATTCAAATTGGTGGACTTGGGTTTATGACTTTAGGGGTTATTATTGCAATTGTTCTTGGTAAAAGAATTGGTTTAAAGCAAAGGCTAATTATCCAACAGACAACACACTCAAATTCTTCGTCTGGGTTAGTTAAGCTTTGTTTATACATTGCCTGTATTGCGTTTGTATTTGAAGCAGTGGCTGTTTGTGTATTAACAACCCGTTGGATGGCAGAATTGGGACTTAAAGACGCTTTTTTTCACGCAAGTTTTTATTCTATTTCAGCATTTAACAACGCTGGCTTTTCAATTTGGTCAGATAGTCTATCTGAATTTATAGATGATCCAGTTGTTAACCTAACAATTATGGGGTTATTTATAAGTGGGGGACTAGGTTATATTGTAATTGTAGAGATCTTTAGAAAAAGAAATTGGAAAAAGCTAACTCTACATTCTAAAATCGTTCTTGTAAGCTCTGGTGCATTGCTACTTACGGGCTTTTTATTAATATACGCACTCGAATCGATGAATCCAGATACATTTGGTCAGTTAACTTGGTCTGAACGTTTATGGTCTGGTTGGTTTCAAAGTGCGACCGCTAGAAGTGCGGGTTTTAATACTATTGATATAAATAGTATGTTATCCTCATCTCAGCTAGTATTAATCCTTTTGATGTTTATTGGTGCATCCTCAGGCGGAACAGGTGGAGGAATTAAAACGACAACATTTTTTGTCTTATTATTAGCTACTTTTACTACATTCCGTGGCGGTGGACAAATTCATGCATTTGAACGTAAAATTCCGAGTGAAACAATTATGCGAGCATTAGCAGTAGTTATCAGTTCTTTATCATTTGTTTTTTTAGTCGCTTTGCTTTTGACTGTTACTGAAGGAATACATGAAGAACATTTTATGGAAGTATTATTCGAAGCAACATCTGCTTTTAGCACAGCTGGTCTTTCGATGGGACTAACTAGTGAACTGAGTTCAGTCGGTAAATGTATTGTGATTGTTACGATGTTTATAGGGAGACTAGGACCACTTACATTAGCTTATGCCCTAGCAAAAAAGAAAAGGAAGTCAAAACTCGGATATGCAGAGGATCAGGTGTTAATAGGATAAATACTTAGTGATCTCTTTAAATAAGGTTAGCTATTCTGTAAAAGGGAATGAACAAAACTGTTCATTCCTTTTAGTGTATTTCAATCAAGTAAGGTTAAACTCGTGGAGGTTCGACTCCTCTCAACCGCATATTATATTAGAACAATGGTACTTTTTATGTTTGTGTTGAAAGTTCATTCAAATACCAACACGTATTAAAGTTATTAAGAGTAGCACCAAGCCTCAAGAAGCTTAGGTGCTTTTTATTTGAGTCAGCTCAATAATGATTAAACATGTTATGAGATTTAAGGAAATCCATAAGAATTTCATCCGTATTTCTTTTGGATTTTCCTAGCCAGATTAGATGTCCCCATGTATCAAGTAAATGTAGTTCTGAGTTAGATATTTTTTCATGTGCAAAGTAAGGATGTTCTAACGGTACTGAGCTGTCATGCTTACTGTGCATAATAAGAGTAGGGCAGGTGATAGCTTGTAAATTCTCGGTAGATAATTCATTTATTTGTGAAAGATCAATAAGAAATCCGTGACCGGACCGTTGTCGATTATTCATTTTTCTTATTTCTTCAACATCCTCTTTGCTTAACTCATTCATTGCTTCATCTCGTGTTAATTTGCTAAAGGAAGGAAACATTTGATTAAAAATGAATTGAGGAAATAAATTATTTACTGAAGATATTAATTTCCATGTGTACTTTTCAGTTCTTGGGTGAAATAAAATTCTCGCTGCTTTATATTCTTTATCTTTGATAGTAAGCCATTCCTTTGTAACAGCTGATTGTAAAGTAAGCGAACAAACTACGTTTTGATATTTAGAAGCGAAACATAAACCACTAGGACCACCTGCGGACATTGCGATAAGATGAACTTTATTAATATTCAAATGATTTAGTAACTCCATATAAAACTCACATGCAATGGCTAGGCTTTTGCCCACTTCTTTTGATGAATTTCCATATCCTGGTCTAGAAGGAGTAATGATAGAGAAACCATTATCTATTAAAGCCTTATACCCGAACTCTTCATTACAATTCGAATGACCTCCGTGCATAATTAGTATAGGTTCTCCCTTACCTATAATAGAATACTCAAGAGTTAACCCATTTTTACAGAATGTCTCTATTCTTCTTTCCATAATATAGCCTCCATCTGCATAATTTTTTATAAAACAGTCTAGACCTACCTCTCTATAATAACGGTAATAACATTAGTAGTCAGATTAGGAGCCAAGAGTACCCCTTCTTTAGCTTTTTGCTCTATTATGAATAAATTATAATATAATGAAATGATATCAATAATATGTAATAATGAAAAGCATACGAATTCAGCGTTACATATTGGGGAATATAGTTAGTTTAAGAATTGATAAGAGTGTATGAACTATAATATTTAGAAACATGGTAGACAGTCAGGCATACTCTTATCTTATGCAACCAATGAAATATAAGAAGAGGATTTAGGACTAGAGTATAAATGTAATGACGAATAATTGTGTAATATTATTAATTAATGTTCGTTTTTAGGTTGTGAGATATATTTTTAATTAGGGTCTGATTTGTTAATGGTAAGAGAATCTAGCTTCACCAATTCTTCACCACGATAATTGAAAATGAATGATTTTATATGAAATGGGCGCAAATGAGTGTAAGTGGTGTGCGTGTTTGCAAGAGATAACACGTTTCCACGGCATTGAGGGCCTAGTGGGGTTAAACCCGTGGAGGTTCGAGTCCTCTCAACCGCATACGAATAAGTAAAGTACCTTAGCTATAAAAGCTTTGGTGCTTTTTTATTTTTAATGCAGGTGGTGGAATGTATTTGAAGAATGTTTAGAAGGTGAGTTTTTTAACCTAAAAGGAGGAATTAAAATGTTAAAATTAGGAGCTATTTTTATTCCGGTAACTGATGTAAAAAAATCTGTAGAATGGTATAAGGATGTCCTTGAATTAAATCATGTTGGGAATTGGCAAGGAGATGAAGGAGCGGATTTTTATTTTAACTCAGAAAAGCAATATGTAACCCTTGTAAAGTTAAATGAAAATCAACCAACAAAGTTTCTTACTAATTCTGAGTATCAAAATACTTACTATAATTTCACTACAGATAATATTGAGGAATTACACAGAAGGTTAAGCCAAAAAGGCGCAAAGGTAACAGAGATTTATGATGATGGAGCAATTTATGCATTTGAATTTTATGATCTAGATGAGAATAAATTGGGCGT from Alkalicoccobacillus plakortidis harbors:
- a CDS encoding manganese catalase family protein, translated to MYYYKEELINIVKPAQPDPAAAKVLQEILGGHYGEMRTMMQYFFQSSNFRGKEKQFKDLIRGVFLEEIAHVELVQNTINALLDESGASGVGSQADDGAPLDDAIKQEANPHHYIIGAQASLPVDAAGNPWNGSWVYSHGNLVADLLNNVVLESTGVLQKTRIYEMSSNPTFRETLGFLIVRDNAHQNAFAKALETLGVEWGKLFPVPNYDINKYPECRRFVDLGYHNVQFNFRLDETRMAEILHGQTPSRNGGEFSVTPPPEGFPVPELSDMPNEHSPGLNDLNN
- a CDS encoding DUF3231 family protein; protein product: MGILSGNPQDEPMHYGEVFSTWNFVLMGNKAIAEAQVLLNHVGDHDLKKLLQESVEAGQAEVKKVSDLLKENGIAVSPSAPEPPAVDLNDIPVGARFLDPDIAASASEKLAAGLVTCSTIMGQSIREDIAMMFGQFHISKAALGAKYLKLIKEKGWLIPPPLHQSPKEK
- a CDS encoding TrkH family potassium uptake protein, with translation MEILKKLLFHRSPPQTLALGFLITILMGTILLSLPYSTHAPISLLNAFFTATSATTVTGLVVLDTGADFTRFGQVVIMTMMQIGGIGLMTFTIFIVLLLGKKIGLKDRLLVQESFNQHSTGGMVKLVKLVFIFAISMELLATIILSIKWVPEYGWGEGLFTSLFHAVSAFNNAVSLWSDSLTSYKGDPLVNIVITFLFITGGIGFTVIYELISKRTFNHLSLHTKVMLVGTLIINVIATLLIFSLEYLNPNTLGSLPFIEKIWSSYFQAVTPRTAGFNSLDTGSMETSSLILTMVLMFIGAGSASTGSGIKLTTFLVTIIAVISYLRGRQEPVLYERTLPSSIIVRSLAIIVTSFLFVLSGIFLLSIVESASLLEISFEAFSAFGTVGLSMGLTSGLSTSGKLIICLLMFIGRIGPVTFAFALAKADKRKINYPKGDIFTG
- a CDS encoding potassium channel family protein → MAKETKKQVAVIGLGRFGGSVCKELYKTGYEVLAIDRNTEKINQYVDFSTHAIQMDTTDEEALSNAGIKNCSHVVVAIGNDIQSSILTTLILKELDIPNVWTKAQNQYHHKVLERIGADRIIHPEYDMGIRVAQNMVAEKIIDYIDLSDDYSIAELFATPIVNGKTLASLDLRRKYKINVLAIKRDNRLTVSPMPEDTIQTNDLLIIIGLKKDVKRFQEKGL
- the ytvI gene encoding sporulation integral membrane protein YtvI, encoding MFSLVNQKYLKFIIISLIIIILVYFILPVSYPILLAFVVALILTPIVRYLTIVLKIKRVFSVTIVFLLFFLFLIGLIYLTITQVISQGVQFFENLPSYITNINEGWNTVISGLETSFSDFPDIVFSSINDQINYFLEEMRSTVNQLDIISTVTVGLAKIPGYLISFIVFLITLFLFLIEMPRLKKFINNNLSKDMNERFQFMIARFSKVISGFLKAQFLVSIPIFLISLIGLLFISPKVALTMAIVIWIIDFIPLIGSIVILAPWATYLLLVGDNSTGIQLLVLAGILLIIRRTIEPKVMGNQIGLSPLATLISMYLGAQLLGITGLVLGPLIIIGFNTAKEAKIIKFPSGT
- a CDS encoding GerAB/ArcD/ProY family transporter; amino-acid sequence: MIIVLWFISASYPHLTFYTYLKQVLGNIVGNFLILLYTFYFIFITITLLIFFNTLIGAWVLPNTPGIVKLILFIIPALYLLISPLKTIATFMTISSPFLLLAPICATFAFSDSEPLYLLPIFETDWIGIWKGALSSTFAMQGFLILPIIYPFVSGTSKEKLLTATYANIFVTIFYTFIVLACFIYFSPGQFNILPEPFLYMIKTISFTIFERVDLIFLACWSIIVLTTLTILLYASTTGLEIMFNKSKTKLFSIIIGSIVVILSNIPQNLLTIRRIFHFNEYADIVFAILISIFLLMYQKLLKYK
- a CDS encoding GerAB/ArcD/ProY family transporter, with product MTQVKDISLPQFFWFFVQAQVGAGLFTLPYVVFQEANTDGWISVLLAWTIFTVHDYRSLVYIRKLPASYILYIS
- a CDS encoding potassium channel family protein; the encoded protein is MKKQFIVIGLGRFGSSLTQTLVEGGHEVLAVDKDIDLVQNLASTATHVIQADATDEGVLRELGAGNFQHAIVAIGENLQSSILITLLLKEMNIPKVTVKAKNVIYGNVLAKIGADQVVFPERDMGIRLGRQLSSENIIDYIELSTDYNLVEMNAQATMNGYSIIELDVRAKYGLNIMAIKSGNDVNISPKAEDIIKAGDILLLIGSNQEIRALERNYDKI